The Macrobrachium nipponense isolate FS-2020 chromosome 24, ASM1510439v2, whole genome shotgun sequence genome segment CCGCGGACGTTTACCACTGATGTAAAGGAAACTGTACGACCATCTATGGGTTACAAATTATTTGCAGATGTAACACAGGAAACGGGCATTCTGTTACACAAATAACTTggtaaacattgagatggcgtcactCGTCACTTTTAAGGTGTTTTAAATAGAAATTTTGAGAGCAGCAGGGCTGGCAAGTTAGCACTGTGCTTGGCTAGCCCTTCACTAACGTCTGTAATCGGAAACATGCCATAAGGTCTCGGTGTGCTGTCTAAAGGGGGCCACAACTCTCACCGACACTGATGGCAGCGCATTAAAATGCATTTTCTGGAAGTGTTCCCACGTGCTGGGAAATGATGAAGTGTGTTACGGCCCGATCATATACCCTACTGGTCCTCGTATGCGTGCCCTACTTGGTTACAAGTGGTTTGACCTCTTAAAAGAATATAAGATTTATTGGGTCCATTCTCATCTTTTTAAAGTGATTCATCCCAGCTTGCAGTTCATGTAAAATTGTTAAATGGCTGCCCCTTTTCACTACTAGTAACCAGTCTGTGCACCATTCCCTTTTTCCTGACTAAATTTGTATTGCTTTGGACTCTGGAAACAACCAAATATCTCCCAAGTCCCTGCGTGTGGACAAAGTATTCAACTCTGCTCTCCAGTTGTTGTTGGTAAACTAGTAGAGAATTTGGGACTAAGCTAGGTCTGGTAAGGTAGCATTGTTGGTTGCCAGATCCATGCCCAAGGTACAGGTATAAGAACAATTTTGTAAGGAcagatatattttaaatgtatcaGTAGCAAACATATTGAATGACTTCAAAGAAATTGgaaatatttaaggattttctacAATATGAAAATGCCTAAGACTGATTGGACCTGTCATCTCAAAAGTagctaattaaaaatgaaaaatgaccacAGTGATTTTAAATGGGTAACCAGTTTGACCAATGTTTAGAAAATTAGCAACCTGGTTTAGTGTATTTATGTTGATAATTTCTTATTCCAGATATCACAATGGCGAGTGGTTTGTTGTCGTTGAAGTGGAACAACCACCGAAGTACCTTTTTCCATGTCCTCTCCACTGTCAGGAGTAAGGTAAGAATTTTCTCTTGTAGTTTCACATTTACCAAGCATAAATGTTGAGTGGTCTGCACTCTGTAGAATTATCGTTGTTAGTCTACAACCAGATTACTATTGTTTAAGAATCATTCTCTTGCACTATTTAGAAGTTTGTAGAGCTTGTAAATGCTTTAGTAAACTGATGAAGTAACAATTCACATGATGACCTTTTGCGGTTGCAGCCTGCAATACCAAACTGTTGTATAATTGTTCTTATTCTGGATGTTGGTAGaggatttgtataaaaaaaaactcattctaaGCTGAATGTGAttaaattagaataattgttaTAGAAATGTAATCTGGATTTTTCTGTTTTCAGGAGTCTTACTGTGATGTCACTTTAGCCTGTGATGGAAAGTTTTACCCTGTTCATAAGTTGGTGTTATCAACATGTAGTGACTATTTTGAAAGGATGTTTGAAAGGACCAATTGCAAACATCCAATAATAGTGTTGAAAGACATCCGGCACGAAGAGCTGGAGGCCCttttaaattatatgtatgtaggtgAAGTGAATGTTTTGCAAAATGAACTAGCGGGACTTATTAAAGCGGCCGAGTGTTTGATGATTAAAGGCCTTGCTGTACCTGACGAAGCCCCGTCTCAAACTAAAGAGAGCAAACGGACTTATCATAGCAGTGGTGATAGCCCTCACgcgaaaagaagaaagagagacgaTGACGGGAGATTATCCTCCCACAATCAACATTTACATAGAGAAGGCAGGGAAGTTAGCCATTCTCAAAGACATTCATCGAGTGCCTCTACGTCCACCCCTTCGTCAGTAGGTCGAGTAGTTCCCCCTTCCAGTTCTCCTTCTCCGTCTGTGGGAAGTGCCTCAGATGCTGTGTCTGAGGAGTGTAGTCAGAGCCAAAGTGAGACTAATGAAGCTCAAGAAACGTCAAAGCACCCTGGTGGTGAACCATCTAGTCAAAGCAAACAGTCAGTACCTGAGGTAAGCGAAATGATTGTCGATAAAAGTGGTCttgaaataaatgttaaacattgcCTGTGCATCCATATTCCCTTTGATGTATGTCTTGTACAATTTATTTTCAGACATAAACTaaggattatttttcttttaggttATATTAGACGAACCTGCAGTTAAAGAAGAACCTGCAGAAATTGAAGAGGAGGTTACGGATTCTAAAGAGGATGTTGTGTCTCAATTTCATTTTGATCCTTTGCAAGAGGGCGATTCTCGAAGTGATCCAGGAGGGGGTGGTAGTGGTGGTTATGACTCTCAGATGTTAACCTCCCAATCTCAGTCCATGGAAGATTTAGTAGCTGAAGCACTTCCAGGTTCCTCTGGTTTACAGGGGGTAAGTTTGAGTGGTTTTTTTATGGTCATAGTTTATAGAAGTTGTGACTGGAAGGGCCCAGTGGTTTCATTGGTGTTTCCCTTATTGGAGTAGTATTTAGTTTGATGCAATGTATTGGCATGTTTGAgccaaaggaatttttttttgagtgaaagGCTAAAATTGAAGCTCGGGTTGTTGGAAAAGCTAGACAGGTacaatggaaagataaaaaagaacactGTAATTAGTAATAGAACATAGAGCTCTGCAGCTTTCTAAAGGGACGCAACAATGAATTGTTAAAAGTTGTTTGCTGAAGATGTTAAGGTTCTTGAAAGTGTTCCTTTATAGGGCCTAGCTACATTACTGCTTTTCACTTAGGATTCTCTCCTTTGGCTAACTCATTTGCATCTGgctatttttttccttctactCCGTGCATTTTTCACGTCTTgattaaaacattattttgtacatgaactttcctgtcagatatacttagctatactcTCTGACGtccacgacagaattcaaaactcgcggcacacgcgacaggtaggtcaggttgatctaccttacccgccgctgggtggcggatgtaagaaccaatctccctttttccagccagaatttttctgtcgccggtgacgactacacctgtggttgttacctcctgacagctttattcatttctcgttgccgtggatttatttggactgactttcggtgaagtacctgatcttgttggcttggcatacgcatttgtggattgtttttggatattgatttggattttctttgatttcgagatgtctgagttagaggttaagaaatcttctatgtttagagtgtgtgctatggatgaatgcaaggtgagactaccgaaagctacggtagatcctcacacagtttgctttaaatgtagaggtaaagaatgttcttttgataaccgtgtaatgagtgtgagaagttggatgagggtgaatggaaggctctttcttcctacttgaggaagttagagaaaggaccagggtgagaaaggcttcctctagaagttctagtaagtctcgtattagcgaggtagaagaaaatcctgttgtagcattagaaaccttctcagtttcagctcctgcgccctgcatcgaacctaaggatacgactacggaagtggcaacatgagagccacgatccttagcatggaaaagaagatcgttcgttgcaaggtaagagtagtgaaggtgaattgtgcagtgaccccagtgcagtggaggtgcgtctgatcggctccttaatgcttccaggcctagacctcttccagactcccagtccagtggaggaggaaagtcaaaaagccgcaggaaggttagggagaactcccaccgatcagggcgtcccctcggtagatcctgatgctcgtacccaggctgcccttgttcgcgcgaagaaggaggtattgcgacaatgcttctcttcgtcttcctcaccttcacctagaagaggatggagcgcctcggattcttcacgaccgctgaagagagcctggaaggcgcctggctcctttccttccagcccggaagtttttccagaagagccggaagtagagatcaagaaacccaggagggagcaagagttctcgcctcatagtaggcttcgagcctcttctccggtggaggattttacaagatctccagctcgaattcttgcgggactgcaagcgcagatttcggcactggcgggctccttggcaggaggaaacgcggcggaaagacgtctctctccctgtcaagaagtctaggattccttcacctgtcttaccgtctcagtcagagtcggttctctctcctttatcagcggatggaaggaggcgctcttccctcagcaggcgcttgtcgtcttccaggcatcaatcgcccaagaagctttctcctggtgactacatctctccagtaggaagggatctagcgactagtaggcgttcgtctaaagacaggcgtacagcctcgtcctcgcgctcttttacgaagatccttcattctccggataagagagcctactctttgatggattcatcaagagacaggatctcgccttatgtttaggcgccttgagcctagtaggcgctactccccaagtagacgctctcccgctcccaagcgtggtgcggaggataggcgcttttctcctgataggcgcttttctcctgataagcGCGGCTCTACTTTAGCCGCTCGATCAGGACAGGcgcgtagagcctgaaagatatgtctcttctgggagactaccttttgaagagaccaCACAAGTCGGGAGCGAagttgtggagcatggtagacgccggtctcctagtaagcgaccttctccagaccttcgctctcctgtaagtaggcgccaagagcctagtaggcgttcgcacctcatggtaggcgcagctcgcctggcagccgctctcctttgaacaggcgcatggatcctgagaagcgccttgagcatagtaggctctcctctcctagcaggcgctcccccttggaagcccggaattctaggagtaggattaaggagcaaagagcacgcactcatcagagtaggaaggactcattcgagaggagctctccagaaactttggcttcccctgataggcgccagtctactactaggacactctctggacaggcgcatttctttagagaaggctaactgcactcgtaaagaagcggagggttcttcagtggatgaagttgaaccttcagaagaggatttggtgaaggactcgtcagtttcgtcctacaagatccttacagatctacttcttcaagagtttggagactcccttactcccgtcgctcctcctccgtctcctctctctttattctcgacttcgaagaagacgaaagtttcctcttgtgtgaggatgaagccaaccatctcaatgaagaaggctttgagaggtgttggtgattggctgctttctaaggaagagaaagggaaaaaaaaaaactgtgttttctttccctccttccaagcttacgggcagactcggattttggtacgagtctggagaacccttaggtctgggtcttccttcatcggcggatgcggacttctcttctctggtggatgcagcacgacgctcggctcttttgtcggCCAAAacgacctgggctatgaacgagcttgaccacctgctgaagggaatgttagagtcttggaagtcttcaacttccttgactggtctttgggggtcttggctaagaagactcagaacccggatgctatttcgccagaagatctaaacagtgttctaacgtgcattgacaaagcagttagagatggatcgagcgaaatagcctccctctttggagcagggatccttaagaagagatcagtcttctgctcttttctcacgaagtctgtttcgcatgcccaaagagcctctctcctgtattcgcagctctcgcctctgcttttccaaagaagataatacaggacatctcaggatctatctctgcgaaggcgactcaggacatgctcgcacagtcggcacggaagcctaagacctccttccagacgaagactaagaaggagactccagctagacaggagccctttcgagggggccccccttctagagcctctacctcgagaggtaatagacctttcaagagaggtagatccttctcacgctctgtcagagctaagaagtagggaagtagtcctccaaacaccagtaggtgccagacttctaagattctcggaagcctggacaaagagaggagcggacaactggtccctctctataataaggaaaggatatctgattcctttacggaaagaccaccgttgacaacgactccgagggagttggtggccaggtacagggatcccatcatgagccttgcttttaacacaagcagtggaactaatgttcgagaaagaggctatagagctagtgaacgacccttgctcagcgggcttttacaaccgcctttttctagttccaaaagcctcaggaggatggagaccggttctggatgtaagcgccctgaatttctttgtagaaaagaggaagttcgccatggagacgacatcctcagtgttggcggcccttcggccaggggactggatggtgtccctagatcttcaggacgcttacttccatgtgcctatccatccttcgtcaaggaaatacctcaggttcatgatgggaggaaggatattccagttcaggggcccttgtgcttcggcctttcaacagcccctcaggtctttacaggcctaatgaaaaatgtagcaagatggctacatttggagggagttcaagagtgtccctttacttggacgactggctgatcagagccaagtctcaggaaagatgtttggaggacctacaaaagacccttttcatggcaagttcgctgggacttttggtgaactttcaaaagtctcagttgatccccagtcaagatcgtatctatctggggattcggatggcttctctggattttcgggcttttccgtctccagaaaggatagcccgagggtcagagaaagtcaaagccttcctagagaaagaagtatgcacagcgagggagtggatgagtttgttggggacactctcctcgttggagcaattcctttctctaggaaggttgcacctcagacctctccagttctttctccatcgaaactggaggtgtcattcacaaacctagagttctccttcgagatttcaaaggaaatcaagaaggacctctcttggtgggccaaccctctcaagtttgcagaagggatgtcccttcacattccgaaccccaaccaagtgttgtattccgacgcctcgaaacaggttggggagcgacgctcggctcaagagaagtgtcaggcacctggaacaaggaacaggtgacctggcacatcaacaagaaggagctgatggcggtttggctagctttgaaagctttcgagcccacgtcctagcttcaacagttcagatcaactcggacaacaccacggccctggcttacatcaggaagcaagggggggggactcactctttctccctgtacgagacagcaaaagaacttctgctttggcagaaaaaaggaagatttgtctccttaccaggttcgtacagggagaaaagaacgtcagagcagacctcctaagcaggaaagatcaagtcctgccggcagagtggactctgcacgaagaTGTTGCCAGgatctgtggaagctttggggcaaacctcatatagacctctttgccacagccaagaatatgaggatagccaaactactgctctccgatatcggacccgagggcagtgtcgatagacgcgttcctactagattggaagggtctagacacgtatgcttttcctccattcaagatactgggagagactctaaagaaatttgcagaatcggaggcaacaaggatgacgctggtagccccgttctggcccgcacaagtatggttcacagaggtactggaatggttagtagatcttccgagaacattaccacagaggatcgatctgctcagacaaccccacacttcgagaggtatcacaaaaacctccccgctctagatctgactggcttcagactgtcaaaagtttggtcagaacgagaggcttttcggcaagagttgcaacggctatcgcagcagcaagaaggccttctacccttagagtctaccaatcgaagtggggacgtctttcggcgatggtgtaggaaccatcattTTCCTctattccagtacctctgtgacacaaatagcagacttcttacttttccttaggggagaaagtggattggcggtatcaaccattaaaggctatcgtagcatgctatctgcagtgtttaggcacagaaacttaaacatttcagaagataaggaccttcatgatctaataagatcgtttgaaacatccaagaaggtttctccaggggtccgagttggaatctggatgtagtgctacgttactgaggtccaataagttcgaaccgcctcagtctgcatcgttcagagacctcacgaagaagacaatttcctcatggcattggcttccgccaaaaaagggttagtgaactccatgcatagaaggaaatgtggattcagaggagatgcagctatctgttcattccttccttcgttcttagccaagaacgagaacccctcaaatccttgaagtaagagctattgccacgtcattgacttttaacaaaaacatatccctgagtaatattatgaaggcaaacattctggcgttgcaactcagtctttgcaaaccactatctgagagacgtcaaaattacgtatgaaaagtgcttcgggttaggcccgtacgtatcggcggattcggtgctggggcagggagctgagacatatccttagtagtatatattttttgtttttccccttgttaggttgtaagtttttggttgtttgaaagaacatgcgggtaggcatgtttttcatttcgtagtgaTAACAATGATTAGATCggttggttaggtgatcggtgtatgtttgagctcctttgcaatgatagtggttaggttctgtcatataatgGGCgaaatccccgttgacagatcctgctcggatcctatcaagtaagcggacaaccaaatccctttgatagacccaaagagtctgtcagctgtaggtcacgccctcgctgaagctcttaaggcaacgcagactcatagacagtaactacgaagtcttctgcctaacaggtaagaaccaaggttgtttttacatcctacaactagtgttgttttccctttttttccatatttatattgctgtctctttccctccaccaagggtgtcaatcagctaagtatatatctgacagggaagttcatgtacaaaaatgttattgttagtatacaataaggttttgtacatacttacctggcagatatatacgattgatggcccgcccagcctcccctcaggagaccggtggaaggaaaaattctggctggaaagggagattggttttcttacatccgccacccagcggcgggtaaggtagatcacctgacctacctgtcgcgtgtgccgcgagttttgaattctgtcgtgacgtcagagacgtatagctaagtatatatctgccaggtaagtatgtacaaaaccttattgtatactaacaataacatatttcagAGATAGAATTGCATTTCTTCATCCTAATAGAGTGGATGGCTCTATTAGGATGAAGAAATGCAATTCTATCTCtgaaatgaatgttttatattcTTGTGCTTGTTGGTATGAATAAGTATTGCTCGTGATGaaagttaaattaaatttttcaagtttcatatTTTTGGTATCAAAGTAAGAGCCAGCTAAGCTAAGGCAAATCATCATTGGCTGTTAGCCTGATAGTACCACCAATAATAGGAAAAGTAAATGTTCTGTGATTCTTGGCGGTTTTCACTCTTGTATGGTAATGATATATGGTTTTATATTACAGAACTCCCTCTGGGAGGGTGAAGGAAGTCTACAGGGCTTTCCTATGGAGGGCTACAGTGGAGAAGGGACACGACCTCCTCAGATGGTGAGTGTTCAATTTAGAGTTTACTCAAAGAGAGATCATGTGAAAGGTTTTCCCTGTCTTAAATAGTTCTTAATACATATGGTTATACAGAAAAGATGCAGTTGCATTAATGGGCGGTATAAAATAACTCCTGTCATTTGAATAGCAAACTCATGCTGGATAGATGTGAGGACAGTCTTGCTGTCTGCGCGTTTCCATCATTATTaaagcaaaacttttttttatcagaacaAGAGAATTGGGTTTTTAAGATCAGAGCTAGAGAGTCGCTCAGTATTGCTGATAGTTAACCTTTTGTCAATTTTgctactttaatttttttattaattttttttacccaaacCCTTGAAACAAcgtttagaaaaatatatttaaatttaaaacaacacttagaattttttttaagaaaaatatattaaattttttttacattgattaTATGTAGTCCATTAGGTAGGAGCCCCTGAAAtgataaaatctgaaaaaaaaatagaatacacTAGACAAAATTAAGAGGATAACGTATACTGATTAATTAAGGACCTCTAAAACAACTGGGGTTAATCTTAAGACTAAGACCCATGATTCAAGGCGAGTGATATAGCATGCATTCTATCCAGCGTTCAGTGGTAAAAGAAAGCAGTTGAAAAGGGATTAAATTTGATAGTAATTGACTAataatggttttgtttgtttcacATAACCTCATTAATCCTACATGTCATATTTTGGGGATGTGAAAAGTTAGATTTTTCTGGATTTATATTAGCAGAGATCAAGAAGAGAGTCAGCACATGTTTACAGAATTGCTCATGTAGTTGCAGTGCTGCTTATATCCAAGGTCATTTATGATTGTCTTGGATGCTTTTGCCTTGAGGGTCACCATAATCACAGGCATTTTCTCCTGTGGCAGTTCATCTTGAGGGTCACCATAATCACAGGCATTTTCTCCTGTGGCAGTTCATTAATGTCTGATAAATTTGGCAGTTCATTAATATCTGATGAATTTTGTGAATCTAATTTCTTACTACTGAAATTTTTGAAGTGTAGCCTAATTTACCTTGATGTAATTCCCTTTGTCTTGTGTGCTACATGCCAAGGCTTTTCTCCAACCCTCTTCCACTCGAGGTCCTTCTATTATGTTTTTGCTTCCATGCTTTGTTACTGTGATTGTAGGGGACTGATAATGTACTCATGCCTAATTGTGTATCCCTAGTAAGAATCAATACACATTAACCTATTCACTTGGGCCGTATTGTTAGACTTGTAATTCCTTTATGGGGATCATTGACCGTCTTGTGTGTCTTGCTGTTTTCTTTGCCCATTGAGTCAAGGCCAGACAAATTCCCTTCAGCTACTGTTTAAGGCATGCCAAGTGTGGTTTGTAAACAGCAGTACTACTGTTCAGAAATGGGCATAAGAGGGCGATTGTTGAAGGTCCTGGCAGATGCCTTCAAGAATTCATTGCTTAGTCGATTCTCTTGAATTCTCCTTTTCCAGCTGCTTCAGTTGGCActgcattttgtcttgcaataTGTCACGTCACTCTGGAAAATAGCTCCCATACACTCCATGGCCAGTAAAGGATCTCTCAGCAGCAAATTTCAGCAGTGAATGGCTTCCTTTCATAACTTGGCCtttgagccgcctgccatgatCTGTTCCTGCTCCTGGTCTGTTCTCTCTCGTTTTTGGTACTGCCTTCTGGAATGGATTTCGAAGCAGAGATTATGCCCTCCACTCCATAGAATCATGATGTCAAGAAGTGTCATCGATTCCAGGATAGTTCTCTTCCTAGGCAGGCTTTTGTCCTAATCAGCTGTTCATTGTGTATACTACTGTATACTAACAAACTTACTGATGAACAAAAGAAAAGCGAGGGAGGAATGGAGGTGTCTGCTAGCAAGATTGagccacttttattttatttatttaatttttttatatttttttttatgagttgggTGGGACTAGGTTTTTTGCATCACTGAAATATGGCATGTATGGGTAATtggtttgtgtaaaaaaaatatatatatacatgttaatagTATTTTAAAGGAAATCCTAAAACTGTTGGTGTGAAATTTGGTTTGTACATAAACTGTCATGCAGAATAATGATACTGACATTGTAAACTTTAAGTCACATTATAAAATAGTGAAGTGCTACTTGGGTGGCAAAAATTATTATACCCTGATAGTTTCTTACAGTCATGACAAGTTTCTAAATGAATGGGTTGCTATCttacaaccttttttttttttagtacaacCCCTAGTGATTGAGCGTCTTGACTTTTTAGCATGCTGCAATTCATGTTCAGAACGGGATGTTTTAAACTATGGTGCTCTGGAtgtaaaaatcccttttcttactGAATTGTTGCAGGGTTAAGACAGGGTCATTTCCACATGATCTCTCTTTTAGGTTTGCTTCCATATGTACATACTTaggttttttaataaatatatttatattttattacctcTTTGGGAGAGTAAGTTTTGATACTGTAAGAATTGAATTATTACTCCCTTAACATGTTCATAGTCTATAAAATGTCTCCATGCTGATAGGGATAGTGTACAGTTAGTTTCTACTGAGTTTCTACTGTGAGTGTATTAATTAGGCATTTTAGATTTGGTACTGAGGTATTGAAAACTTAACGGTTATAAAGGCTGCTGTTCTTGGTCGTTAGATAGCAGATATTCAGATCTTAAGTGCATGCCGGGGTCCCATTTCTCTTTCCCTTGGAGGTTTCTTACTTTTAAGTATGTATGTCA includes the following:
- the LOC135205827 gene encoding longitudinals lacking protein, isoforms H/M/V-like isoform X19, which gives rise to MASGLLSLKWNNHRSTFFHVLSTVRSKESYCDVTLACDGKFYPVHKLVLSTCSDYFERMFERTNCKHPIIVLKDIRHEELEALLNYMYVGEVNVLQNELAGLIKAAECLMIKGLAVPDEAPSQTKESKRTYHSSGDSPHAKRRKRDDDGRLSSHNQHLHREGREVSHSQRHSSSASTSTPSSVGRVVPPSSSPSPSVGSASDAVSEECSQSQSETNEAQETSKHPGGEPSSQSKQSVPEVILDEPAVKEEPAEIEEEVTDSKEDVVSQFHFDPLQEGDSRSDPGGGGSGGYDSQMLTSQSQSMEDLVAEALPGSSGLQGNSLWEGEGSLQGFPMEGYSGEGTRPPQMEQEGFGGRRRCHACPVCNKLFETRYKLERHQRTHTGEKPFVCPFCPHRCNQRDNLKAHVASRHREKIDFYGQTIPESGPVLREGSGGSNDPNPKISGNPYFV
- the LOC135205827 gene encoding longitudinals lacking protein, isoforms H/M/V-like isoform X3, which codes for MASGLLSLKWNNHRSTFFHVLSTVRSKESYCDVTLACDGKFYPVHKLVLSTCSDYFERMFERTNCKHPIIVLKDIRHEELEALLNYMYVGEVNVLQNELAGLIKAAECLMIKGLAVPDEAPSQTKESKRTYHSSGDSPHAKRRKRDDDGRLSSHNQHLHREGREVSHSQRHSSSASTSTPSSVGRVVPPSSSPSPSVGSASDAVSEECSQSQSETNEAQETSKHPGGEPSSQSKQSVPEVILDEPAVKEEPAEIEEEVTDSKEDVVSQFHFDPLQEGDSRSDPGGGGSGGYDSQMLTSQSQSMEDLVAEALPGSSGLQGNSLWEGEGSLQGFPMEGYSGEGTRPPQMGMDLTKPSSSRQRDGQVTARKSSIDSLSDSIREETSRVQASLSFLERAGYPGSPVMGLLGSSSAEGPSQGTRSFSDATRKEFICLTCGYQAISESKLTMHIRKHTGEKPFSCPICPYRSAQKSNLSTHIKNVHHMTSADGKISSFVNHTENCSN
- the LOC135205827 gene encoding longitudinals lacking protein, isoforms H/M/V-like isoform X18; protein product: MASGLLSLKWNNHRSTFFHVLSTVRSKESYCDVTLACDGKFYPVHKLVLSTCSDYFERMFERTNCKHPIIVLKDIRHEELEALLNYMYVGEVNVLQNELAGLIKAAECLMIKGLAVPDEAPSQTKESKRTYHSSGDSPHAKRRKRDDDGRLSSHNQHLHREGREVSHSQRHSSSASTSTPSSVGRVVPPSSSPSPSVGSASDAVSEECSQSQSETNEAQETSKHPGGEPSSQSKQSVPEVILDEPAVKEEPAEIEEEVTDSKEDVVSQFHFDPLQEGDSRSDPGGGGSGGYDSQMLTSQSQSMEDLVAEALPGSSGLQGNSLWEGEGSLQGFPMEGYSGEGTRPPQMGYGDGGAVAVSMKLSSGYEFKVGNNVSYMKVCPTCGYVSMDVCDLRKHIRTHTGEKPYACTLCSYRSTQSSNLKTHYRKHHPESVSNNQISRNSNNTYDSPP
- the LOC135205827 gene encoding longitudinals lacking protein, isoforms H/M/V-like isoform X22; protein product: MASGLLSLKWNNHRSTFFHVLSTVRSKESYCDVTLACDGKFYPVHKLVLSTCSDYFERMFERTNCKHPIIVLKDIRHEELEALLNYMYVGEVNVLQNELAGLIKAAECLMIKGLAVPDEAPSQTKESKRTYHSSGDSPHAKRRKRDDDGRLSSHNQHLHREGREVSHSQRHSSSASTSTPSSVGRVVPPSSSPSPSVGSASDAVSEECSQSQSETNEAQETSKHPGGEPSSQSKQSVPEVILDEPAVKEEPAEIEEEVTDSKEDVVSQFHFDPLQEGDSRSDPGGGGSGGYDSQMLTSQSQSMEDLVAEALPGSSGLQGNSLWEGEGSLQGFPMEGYSGEGTRPPQMVGVGIRPSSSFPPSAVQPYANKYYQCPLCPKSYDYKVSLDIHVRTHTGDTPFGCPHCSIRLKDRSNLRRHIRRRHPEKVVNFQANLPNM
- the LOC135205827 gene encoding longitudinals lacking protein, isoforms H/M/V-like isoform X5, producing MASGLLSLKWNNHRSTFFHVLSTVRSKESYCDVTLACDGKFYPVHKLVLSTCSDYFERMFERTNCKHPIIVLKDIRHEELEALLNYMYVGEVNVLQNELAGLIKAAECLMIKGLAVPDEAPSQTKESKRTYHSSGDSPHAKRRKRDDDGRLSSHNQHLHREGREVSHSQRHSSSASTSTPSSVGRVVPPSSSPSPSVGSASDAVSEECSQSQSETNEAQETSKHPGGEPSSQSKQSVPEVILDEPAVKEEPAEIEEEVTDSKEDVVSQFHFDPLQEGDSRSDPGGGGSGGYDSQMLTSQSQSMEDLVAEALPGSSGLQGNSLWEGEGSLQGFPMEGYSGEGTRPPQMFQGHSASALLYYGEDQWPDSGMKIPHAPSLPGDESADVPPSARAEAEDDPRLPTSLRTLHDPPDRLRLGDHKEEKVGKGQKQKRCRVCFMNGVRRDTTFQCSLCKIALCVVRRDCFMRYHTQQKYWCTPPSRSMLGVRARHFQ